In a genomic window of Mycolicibacter heraklionensis:
- the gmk gene encoding guanylate kinase, with protein MNTGGGPGSGHAGRVVVLSGPSAVGKSSVVRCLRERVPDLYFSVSATTRAPRPGEVDGVDYRFVTPAEFDRLVEQNELLEWADIHGGLQRSGTPAAPVLAATRSGRPVLIEVDLAGARAIKKALPEAVTVFLAPPDWETLQARLAGRGTESADVMQRRLATARTELAAQGDFDAVVVNGRLETACSELVSLLVDTASGAV; from the coding sequence GTGAATACCGGTGGAGGGCCGGGCAGCGGGCACGCGGGACGCGTCGTGGTGCTGTCCGGCCCATCCGCGGTCGGTAAGTCGAGCGTGGTCCGGTGCCTGCGAGAGCGGGTTCCGGACCTGTATTTCAGTGTGTCGGCCACCACCCGGGCACCCAGGCCGGGGGAGGTGGACGGCGTCGACTACCGATTTGTTACGCCGGCGGAGTTTGACCGGCTGGTTGAGCAAAATGAGCTCCTGGAGTGGGCCGACATTCACGGCGGGCTGCAGCGGTCAGGTACTCCGGCGGCCCCCGTCCTAGCCGCCACCCGCTCCGGCCGGCCCGTTCTGATCGAGGTCGACCTGGCCGGGGCCCGGGCCATCAAGAAGGCCCTGCCGGAGGCGGTCACGGTGTTTCTGGCCCCGCCGGATTGGGAGACGCTGCAGGCCAGACTGGCCGGCCGCGGCACCGAATCCGCGGACGTCATGCAACGCCGGTTGGCCACCGCACGCACCGAGTTGGCGGCACAAGGAGACTTCGACGCGGTCGTGGTCAACGGTCGATTGGAAACCGCCTGCTCAGAATTGGTATCCTTGCTGGTGGATACCGCATCGGGCGCGGTCTGA
- the mihF gene encoding integration host factor, actinobacterial type — protein sequence MALPQLTDEQRAAALEKAAAARRARAELKDRLKRGGTNLKQVLKDAETDEVLGKMKVSALLEALPKVGKVKAQEIMTELEIAPTRRLRGLGDRQRKALLEKFDFS from the coding sequence GTGGCCCTTCCCCAGTTGACCGACGAGCAGCGCGCCGCCGCGTTGGAGAAGGCGGCGGCCGCGCGTCGGGCCCGAGCGGAGCTCAAGGACCGGCTCAAGCGTGGCGGCACCAATCTCAAGCAGGTGCTCAAGGACGCCGAGACCGACGAGGTCCTTGGCAAGATGAAGGTGTCTGCGCTGCTGGAGGCGTTGCCGAAGGTCGGCAAGGTCAAGGCGCAGGAGATCATGACCGAGCTGGAGATCGCCCCCACGCGCCGGCTGCGTGGCCTGGGCGACCGGCAGCGCAAGGCGCTGCTGGAGAAGTTCGACTTCTCCTGA
- the pyrF gene encoding orotidine-5'-phosphate decarboxylase translates to MPGFGARLAEATAARGPLCLGIDPHPELLASWGLPATPDGLAAFSETCVTAFAGFAVVKPQVAFFEAYGSAGFVVLERTIAALREAGVLVLADAKRGDIGSTMAAYATAWAGESPLAADAVTASPYLGFGSLQPLLETAAAHGRGVFVLAATSNPEGASVQRAQGEDGRTVAQAVVDAAAAANRAESVAGLGSVGVVVGATLREVPDLSALGGPVLVPGVGAQGGRPEALAGLGGAAKGTLLPAVSREVLRVGPQTGALRAAAERLRDAVAYLAAG, encoded by the coding sequence ATACCGGGGTTCGGTGCACGGCTGGCCGAGGCGACGGCGGCCCGCGGGCCGCTGTGCCTGGGCATCGACCCGCACCCCGAATTGCTGGCCTCGTGGGGCCTGCCCGCCACGCCGGACGGGCTGGCGGCGTTCAGCGAGACCTGCGTGACGGCGTTCGCCGGGTTCGCGGTTGTCAAGCCGCAGGTGGCGTTCTTCGAGGCGTACGGGTCGGCCGGGTTCGTCGTGCTGGAGCGCACCATCGCGGCGCTGCGCGAGGCCGGTGTGCTGGTGCTGGCCGACGCCAAGCGCGGTGACATCGGCTCGACCATGGCCGCCTACGCAACCGCCTGGGCGGGCGAGTCGCCGCTGGCCGCCGATGCGGTGACGGCCTCGCCCTACCTGGGTTTCGGGTCACTGCAGCCGCTGCTGGAGACCGCGGCGGCCCATGGGCGGGGTGTCTTCGTGCTGGCGGCCACCTCCAACCCGGAGGGGGCGAGCGTGCAGCGAGCCCAGGGCGAGGACGGCCGCACGGTGGCTCAGGCGGTCGTCGACGCGGCCGCGGCAGCGAATCGGGCCGAGAGCGTGGCGGGACTGGGCTCAGTCGGGGTCGTGGTGGGCGCCACGCTGCGCGAGGTGCCCGATCTGAGCGCACTGGGCGGTCCGGTGCTGGTGCCGGGCGTTGGGGCCCAGGGCGGACGCCCAGAGGCCCTTGCCGGGCTGGGAGGGGCCGCCAAGGGCACTTTGCTGCCGGCAGTCTCGCGGGAGGTGCTGCGTGTCGGCCCGCAGACTGGCGCGCTGCGTGCCGCGGCCGAACGGTTGCGGGACGCCGTGGCCTACTTGGCTGCGGGATAG